In a genomic window of Micromonospora cremea:
- a CDS encoding branched-chain amino acid ABC transporter permease, protein MTSTVDTPADAPRAAPPSGLVAVARAPGWVRYALLAVGLAAAAWLPNGLYPAVAVDILCWALFAVAVDLLLGFTGLMSFGHAAFWGTSAYVTGLVAIHAGLPFPLAVLAGALAAAVLAVPIGYLAVKRTGIYFAMVTLAFAQMVYYVANEWRSVTQGENGLQGVPRALFGWDLTDDYYFYYAILPIVLLGLAAAWRIVHSPFGRVLVGIRDNPARARALGYPVHRYKLTAFVLSGFIAGLGGGLFAVGHRFVSLDVLHWTTSGKAVIVVVLGGIGTLWGGVLGAGIVVRLEDWLSFSGFEAIGLVTGGIFVLVVVLFRRGIWGSAAALARRLVARRR, encoded by the coding sequence ATGACCAGCACCGTGGACACCCCGGCCGACGCGCCCCGAGCGGCGCCGCCGTCCGGGCTGGTCGCCGTGGCCCGTGCCCCCGGCTGGGTGCGGTACGCGCTGCTCGCCGTCGGGCTGGCCGCCGCGGCCTGGCTGCCCAACGGCCTCTATCCGGCGGTTGCGGTGGACATCCTCTGCTGGGCGTTGTTCGCCGTCGCGGTGGACCTGCTGCTGGGCTTCACCGGGCTGATGTCGTTCGGGCACGCCGCGTTCTGGGGCACCTCGGCGTACGTCACCGGGTTGGTGGCGATCCACGCCGGCCTGCCGTTCCCGCTCGCGGTGCTGGCCGGGGCGCTGGCCGCGGCCGTGCTGGCGGTGCCGATCGGCTATCTGGCGGTCAAGCGGACCGGCATCTACTTCGCCATGGTGACGCTGGCCTTCGCGCAGATGGTCTACTACGTCGCCAACGAGTGGCGCTCGGTGACGCAGGGCGAGAACGGCCTGCAGGGGGTGCCCCGCGCGCTGTTCGGCTGGGACCTCACCGACGACTACTACTTCTACTACGCGATCCTGCCGATCGTGCTGCTCGGGCTGGCCGCCGCCTGGCGGATCGTGCACTCGCCGTTCGGTCGGGTGCTGGTCGGCATCCGGGACAACCCGGCCCGGGCCCGGGCGCTGGGCTACCCGGTGCACCGCTACAAGCTCACCGCGTTCGTGCTCTCCGGGTTCATCGCCGGCCTCGGCGGCGGGCTGTTCGCGGTCGGCCACCGGTTCGTCTCGCTGGACGTGCTGCACTGGACCACCTCCGGCAAGGCGGTCATCGTGGTGGTGCTCGGCGGGATCGGCACGCTCTGGGGCGGGGTGCTCGGCGCCGGGATCGTGGTCCGGCTGGAGGACTGGCTGTCGTTCTCCGGGTTCGAGGCGATCGGCCTGGTCACCGGCGGCATCTTCGTCCTCGTCGTGGTGTTGTTCCGGCGCGGCATCTGGGGCAGCGCCGCCGCGCTGGCCCGCCGGCTGGTGGCGCGCCGCCGGTAA
- a CDS encoding transcriptional regulator has product MLSDPMPAEAVETVHKRVSLAAEDLDGNRVATMMLELAGEWGVPALWEQVCQPLLARLPGRTASEIAVEHALCAGVRVGLDVYRREPGRSLPTGGVLLAGAEREAHCLGLHALAAALREQGRGCLHLGPALPWAALTSAVHRARPGAVVLWSQTPVTGRAYRLVRFARDFPLLRVYGAGPGWIEPLTAPAAHLRTLPGAVAACLAAPRPG; this is encoded by the coding sequence GTGCTGAGCGATCCGATGCCGGCGGAGGCCGTGGAGACCGTGCACAAGCGGGTCTCGCTGGCGGCCGAGGACCTGGACGGCAACCGTGTCGCCACGATGATGCTGGAGCTGGCCGGAGAGTGGGGCGTGCCGGCGCTCTGGGAGCAGGTCTGCCAGCCGCTGCTGGCCCGGCTGCCGGGGCGCACCGCCAGCGAGATCGCCGTCGAGCACGCCCTCTGTGCGGGCGTGCGGGTCGGGCTGGACGTGTACCGGCGGGAGCCGGGGCGGTCGCTGCCCACCGGCGGGGTGCTACTGGCCGGCGCCGAGCGAGAAGCGCACTGCCTCGGCCTGCACGCGCTCGCCGCCGCGCTGCGCGAGCAGGGCCGTGGCTGCCTGCATCTCGGCCCCGCGCTGCCCTGGGCCGCACTGACCAGCGCGGTGCACCGGGCCCGCCCGGGCGCCGTCGTGCTCTGGTCGCAGACGCCGGTCACCGGCCGCGCGTACCGCCTGGTGCGCTTCGCCCGGGACTTCCCGCTGCTGCGGGTGTACGGCGCCGGGCCCGGCTGGATCGAGCCGCTCACCGCGCCGGCGGCCCACCTGCGGACGCTGCCGGGCGCCGTGGCCGCCTGCCTGGCCGCCCCGCGACCAGGCTGA